The nucleotide sequence CTCCCGCAATTGTCACAGGCCAgacggactgtgtgtgtgtgtatgagaaagaaagagaccaGCCATCTTCATTGCCGATAAGGTGGAATGCAAACGGCATTAGAGTTGAAAAGCCTCAATAACACAATTAGAGAACTGATAGCGATCTCCTGTACACAAGCACGCTTGTGCTCAAGTACGCTCGTAAAACATAGACCGAGAGTCTGCTTGTGTTTTAAAGGGGGGCTGGACACCAGTGGTTCCTTGATAAACTATTATAGTTCTTGTTAATCTTCTTGTTAGTGTTTCTAATGTGTGTTTAgtttttaaggttttatttactttagtacttttagtaaaataaaaaagctaatcaTTCTATCTTtcgttctatcattctattgTTCTGCCTATCGTTCtaacattctatctatctatctatctattgttctgtctATCGTTCTAACATTCTATCATTCTATTTGTATCATTCTAACATAATCATCATCGTCTGTCTGttgttttatctatttatctgtctgtctcctgattgttctatctatcattctgtgtATAGTTCTTTTATGTCTACCATTCTTTGGTTAAATAATTCTGGTTCAGAATATTTATATGGTTCTATTGttctatcatttttattttttattttatttgaagtactaaaaatacttctctttagttttagttaacactCATAACTGTTGGACACACAGGTCACTTTTGGGACAGATAGGAAACCATCTCATCGTCAAGTTTTGAGTTCCTAGAATACTATCTTGAAGTAGTcatgtgtgggtgtttgtgtgcgtgtttgaGCCAGAGAATGAGGTGTTGTCTTGTAAACGGTTGGTCACATCACACACAGGTACAGCGAGTTCATTGGGTTTTTTCAGggcgtgcgtgtgcgtgcgtgtgcgagGCTGAGGTTTCTGTTTGTCATGTTTCAGGCGAGCCCACCTTCGTTTGTGTCTGGAGCGATTGAAGACTCTCATCCCGCTGGGACCAGACTGCAGCCGCCACACCACACTGGGACTGCTCAACAAGGCCAAAACACACATAAAGGTAAACACACTTCAGAGGAGCTCCTAAATTAAGCTGTGGCATAGTGGTTTGTGCACATGCTCTGACACACTGAGCCACGGTGCTCATATGGGAAATATGGGTTTGAATTTGACTCGCCACATTTACTCATCCTGTAGCCCCTGTCTTTGTGATGTCCTGTCCAGTCTAAACAACATTTACTATTGCTTCTTCATCAAtgaattcatttcattttataaatatctgaTGATAACCCTGTATGTTCAGTTTGGCTTTCATTCTGATGACCTACTGGTTTTTCCCTAATAACAGGTTAATCTGTCCCGACcagttacgtgtgtgtgtgtgtgtgcactagtgTTTGTAGATGGGGTCATGCTGAACAGTTCTAGTGTAATGTATTAAAAGGTCACATGTGGGGGGTTATTGATCCGAACTGGATTCAGAACTGTAGTAAACAAATCCATTAGGCACATGAGCTTGAAAAACACACACCTCATTAAATCAGCCATCCTTTTTTTATAGAACATGATGTTAATTAAGTAGTTAAAAAATTTTGGTTAAGTGCTCTTGCAAATATATGCAAGTTTGAATCTGGCTTGCAACAGTTCCCAATCAAGGTTTTGTAGCGCTGAAGGTGTCTTTACTTATGCCTTAGCTGTAATAATCACTGATCACACCATGAATTCTCTTGTGCGTGCCGTTAGTGATTTTCCGTAATTATCCGTGAGTCACCGTTCTTTGTCTTCCCACAGAAACTGGAGGAAGCGGAGCGTAAGTCTCAGCATCAGTTGGAGAGTTTGGAGAGAAAGCAGCGTCACCTCCAGAGGCGACTGGACCTGCTGCGGGGCGGCGGGGGCGTGCTGGAGGGCGAGAGGATACGCACTGACAGTGTAGGCTCCGCCCTCAGCTCCGAGAGATCCGACCGCTCCGACTCAGACCAAGGTTGGAGCTTCATGATTATATATCTATTGTAAACTTATTATTGTCATTCTGTCAATCGTTCTATCATCTATTGTTCCGTCCGTCTCTAATGCAAAGCTAGATATCTTTTGTGATGCTATGATAGTGTTGTCTGACTTTGTTTCACTCTTTCTTTAGACACAGAAGAGATGGAGGTGGACGTGGAGAGCACAGAGTTCTCTAATGGAGAGCTGGACAGCGTCAGCACAGCCAGCACCAGCGATCTGGACGACCACAGCAGTCTACAGAGCACTGCCAGCGATGAGGGCTACTCCTCCTGCAGCATCAAACTGGCCTTCAGCTCATAAAACGAGCTcccctttacacacacacacacacagtcccagCCCTCGAAGTGAGTCCTGCCTCCAAGCCACCTTACCCTCCTCgaccaatcagagactcttattTAAGTCAGGTGACCAAAACACCACCCGCCCTATAGAATGCCAGGTGTTTTAAGTTTGTGAATGTATCGGAGAGAATATGAATGAGATGGAAACAATCtgtgattgtgattttttttttaaattgggttATTAGATGGTTATATTCCTGAATAAGAGACTTTTTCTGATAATTGTCATTATCTGTATCCCCTTTTTCCGAAAGGAAAGCTAAGATGTATAAAAATagatgtttaatttttaatccaaACCCCTGATTGTTAATTCTCTACATGAATGGGTCTTGAACTGGTCACTAGTGAAACATTCAACTAAACCCACCCAAAATTGGATCACTTCACATGTGTAACTCCATATCAACACAAGAAGCCCCACACCTGTTGATTTCCTTCCCATCCGGTCTAATGGTTCTAACGAGGACTGTCATTGGTGCTACCTGACAAAACCAGTAAAGCAGAAAGATCTACTGCATTCATCAAAGACAACAGAAAAACTACAATCCCATGGCTGTGGGAATATCTGGTGCATTAAACCGTGGAGCTACTTTCCACGCAGCAGCTAAAACCCAGCGATCTTGCACTCGTCCGCATAGAGCCCGCCGTAGACCCCCGTGTTTAACTAGATGTCTCTCCTGG is from Carassius gibelio isolate Cgi1373 ecotype wild population from Czech Republic chromosome B22, carGib1.2-hapl.c, whole genome shotgun sequence and encodes:
- the mxi1 gene encoding max-interacting protein 1 isoform X2; the protein is MTAVLNIQRLLEAAEYIERRERESEHGYASTFPSIEHSSYQRQRKLRNKKFSNNHNRSTHNELEKNRRAHLRLCLERLKTLIPLGPDCSRHTTLGLLNKAKTHIKKLEEAERKSQHQLESLERKQRHLQRRLDLLRGGGGVLEGERIRTDSVGSALSSERSDRSDSDQDTEEMEVDVESTEFSNGELDSVSTASTSDLDDHSSLQSTASDEGYSSCSIKLAFSS
- the mxi1 gene encoding max-interacting protein 1 isoform X1; translated protein: MVRTQRQRRELKAEDLFLESETSLDQPDFEMSTCPFNDVFNSRDSSMLNTFLTNVQVLLEAARFIESTERKDGKSEHGYASTFPSIEHSSYQRQRKLRNKKFSNNHNRSTHNELEKNRRAHLRLCLERLKTLIPLGPDCSRHTTLGLLNKAKTHIKKLEEAERKSQHQLESLERKQRHLQRRLDLLRGGGGVLEGERIRTDSVGSALSSERSDRSDSDQDTEEMEVDVESTEFSNGELDSVSTASTSDLDDHSSLQSTASDEGYSSCSIKLAFSS